One genomic region from Magallana gigas chromosome 3, xbMagGiga1.1, whole genome shotgun sequence encodes:
- the LOC105343711 gene encoding micronuclear linker histone polyprotein, with the protein MDNKQTSKKSSKKSVTSSDKNNNKTGNKKKKKNRKSANKSDQKDSDQSPDILEIEGLGALDNTQGVDSDSSHAYQEPASRGDENASKNRLENAPTAVEVESKKASSSGLQINVSSMSIKPSKSQDSIRELPVKENSSAMLSKQRSMISKNNKYKVNITSNSSLKPGYQFGAKSFPRRNNSSSNLNQMKNESLRWENPAEGSDEEEERIKLYKINRRKRYLAAAQAKGLGWAANYKNGTPVTEDSGIESKDSRVTGRNDNHSLSDFSPMKSLAPVASNSGMAMVEC; encoded by the exons ATGGATAATAAACAGACTTCGAAGAAATCCTCGAAAAAGAGTGTTACATCAAgtgataaaaacaataacaaaaccggtaataagaagaaaaagaaaaacagaaaatCGGCAAATAAATCAGACCAGAAAGACAGCGACCAGAGCCCAGATATCCTAGAAATAGAAGGACTCGGGGCCTTGGATAACACGCAAG GTGTTGATTCAGATTCTTCCCATGCCTACCAGGAACCTGCCAGTCGAGGAGACGAGAATGCCTCCAAGAATCGACTGGAAAACGCCCCAACTGCCGTGGAAGTGGAGTCTAAGAAAGCGTCCTCCTCTGGTCTTCAAATCAATGTGTCTTCTATGTCCATAAAACCCTCCAAATCACAGGACTCTATCAGAGAACTGCCAGTGAAGGAGAACTCTTCCGCCATgctttcaaaacaaagaagcaTGATCTccaaaaacaataaatacaaaGTAAATATCACTAGTAACTCTTCTTTGAAACCGGGATATCAGTTTGGTGCTAAATCTTTTCCAAGAAGGAACAACTCTTCCTCCAACCTTAACCAAATGAAGAACGAGAGTTTACGGTGGGAAAACCCGGCCGAGGGATCCGATGAAGAGGAGGAAAGGATAAagttatacaaaataaacagaAGGAAACGGTATCTGGCAGCAGCTCAAGCTAAAGGGTTAGGCTGGGCAGCAAATTATAAGAACGGTACGCCAGTGACAGAAGACTCAGGGATAGAGTCCAAGGACTCCCGAGTGACAGGCAGGAACGATAACCACTCACTGTCAGACTTCAGTCCCATGAAGAGTCTAGCGCCAGTGGCTTCTAATTCAGGAATGGCCATGGTTGAATGTTGA
- the LOC105343710 gene encoding exonuclease V, translated as MASPSGDRLDVEDYVLDEIFSEWGDSPPTADSDNDMAKSHSSDSKSLEKPGKGTQSETTSCTKESEIMASSKKSETKESSKESETMASSKEPETMASSKEPETMVSSKESETLASSKEPETMASSKESETMACSKEPETLASSKISTSTVVSLNDFQQLSLLERFRPGYLWVTDLTKQNWCEQQLLYTFTIPSVAVVEDTPVMKAGTDYHLARELATHDVVKVDVQSSEDIWAVKMLNLHSVVSTFLHGGSVAREVPVFGAPFNENILVVGLIDELRFDPLNYTIDLNELKTRQYSNLPSHAQKKQHNFQVSLYKTLFDDLVKGRVSKQFMASSLRIGLHKELGGSIREHAEKQFVEIKTLNDLMDIIFHKIQTLTCISQVFIEYVHQESKQTIGHVEVKYDVSEVSNLYKNYVQFWRGNRSAEGVDIEEAWKCQRCDFNSVCEWREKKAKEYELKNKQKNKRCK; from the exons ATGGCTTCCCCATCTGGGGACAGACTTGATGTGGAAGATTACGTGTTGGACGAGATCTTTTCTGAATGGGGAGATTCGCCACCCACCGCAGATTCAGATAATG ATATGGCGAAATCGCACAGTTCTGATTCAAAAAGTTTAGAGAAACCCGGGAAAGGCACACAGTCTGAAACCACATCGTGTACCAAAGAATCTGAAATCATGGCGAGTTCCAAAAAATCTGAAACCAAGGAGAGTTCCAAAGAATCTGAAACCATGGCGAGTTCCAAAGAACCTGAAACCATGGCGAGTTCCAAAGAACCTGAAACCATGGTGAGTTCCAAAGAGTCTGAAACATTGGCGAGTTCCAAAGAACCTGAAACCATGGCGAGTTCCAAAGAGTCTGAAACCATGGCGTGCTCCAAAGAACCTGAAACATTGGCGAGTTCCAAAATATCAACCAGCACAGTAGTATCGCTTAATGACTTTCAACAGCTATCTCTGTTAGAGAGATTTCGTCCAGGGTATCTGTGGGTCACAGATCTGACGAAACAGAACTGGTGCGAGCAACAGCTGTTGTACACATTCACCATCCCTTCGGTAGCGGTAGTGGAGGACACGCCCGTGATGAAGGCGGGGACGGACTATCACTTGGCTAGAG AACTAGCAACTCATGATGTTGTGAAAGTTGACGTCCAGTCAAGCGAAGACATTTGGGCAGTCAAAATGCTCAACCTGCATTCGGTTGTGAGCACTTTCCTGCATGGAGGAAGCGTTGCAAGAGAGGTGCCGGTGTTTGGTGCGCCATTCAATGAGAACATCCTGGTAGTTGGACTCATTGACGAATTGCGTTTCGATCCTTTGAACTACACCATTGACTTGAATGAGTTAAAAACTCGCCAGTATTCTAACTTACCGTCTCACGCTCAAAAGAAACAACACAATTTTCAAGTGAGTTTATACAAGACTCTGTTTGACGATCTCGTAAAAGGGAGAGTTTCCAAACAATTCATGGCTTCTTCCTTGAGGATTGGTCTTCATAAAGAGCTTGGCGGATCAATACGAGAACACGCAGAGAAACAATTCGTCGAGATAAAGACACTGAATGATCTCATGGATATCATATTCCACAAAATACAAACTCTTACCTGTATCAGTCAAGTTTTCATCGAATACGTTCATCAGGAATCAAAGCAGACGATAGGTCACGTGGAAGTGAAGTATGACGTCAGTGAAGTTTCGAACTTGTACAAGAACTATGTGCAATTCTGGAGAGGAAACCGATCAGCGGAGGGTGTAGATATAGAGGAGGCGTGGAAGTGCCAGAGGTGTGACTTTAACTCGGTTTGCGAGTGGAGAGAAAAGAAGGCAAAAGAATACgaacttaaaaataaacagaaaaataaacgTTGCAAATAG
- the LOC105343709 gene encoding uncharacterized protein produces the protein MNMNSVVNSLYQLDDSMSKQKTIEIKRVMRGALSMSRSTTGDNTFHVNKFASKGLEQQIKVLDKAKIQCRNGINSRKRTALRKWCLVFGKQKSMNDSIKELNDVLTKAIEDDDFLGPITYREELKSAEVEPEPEPEPEPEPEVKRSGMDLSQIRALMIRKQKGGTAGLDIKTNEQGITSMLLPKIDFGNTDMKLDDIELDPETPKPQEDIWPLKDTTWVNSYIKDQREKHDLLFTKNILKTIQLGMHSNPLNSFRLRAKLSDDPMDFLRQLTSAKTARPTTRNDFSREIQTAKTLPTFRHISTARSLTKSRKDSEANTKFPPLSRSKTMIS, from the coding sequence atgaatatgaacaGTGTTGTTAACTCCCTGTACCAGTTGGATGACAGTATGAGCAAACAGAAGACAATTGAGATCAAGCGAGTCATGAGAGGTGCTCTCAGCATGTCTAGAAGTACAACAGGCGACAATACATTCCATGTCAACAAATTCGCCAGCAAAGGTTTGGAGCAGCAGATAAAAGTCTTAGATAAAGCCAAGATCCAATGTCGGAACGGAATAAATTCCAGGAAACGGACAGCATTAAGAAAATGGTGTCTTGTTTTCGGTAAGCAAAAGTCCATGAACGATTCAATAAAAGAGTTAAACGATGTGTTAACAAAAGCGATTGAAGATGACGATTTCCTAGGACCAATTACCTACAGAGAAGAACTCAAGTCAGCGGAAGTTGAACCGGAACCGGAACCAGAACCGGAACCAGAACCTGAGGTCAAAAGGTCAGGAATGGATCTTAGTCAAATTCGTGCTTTAATGATAAGGAAACAGAAAGGAGGAACGGCGGGACTTGATATAAAGACAAATGAACAAGGAATTACTTCTATGCTTTTACCTAAAATTGATTTTGGAAACACGGATATGAAACTCGATGATATAGAGCTAGACCCTGAAACTCCAAAACCTCAAGAAGATATATGGCCTCTAAAGGACACTACATGGGTTAATTCTTATATCAAAGATCAAAGAGAGAAGCATGACCTCctctttacaaaaaatattcttaagaCCATACAACTAGGGATGCATTCAAATCCTTTAAACAGTTTTCGGTTGAGAGCAAAGCTTTCGGACGATCCAATGGACTTTCTGAGACAGTTAACTTCCGCAAAGACAGCCCGTCCTACCACAAGGAATGACTTTAGTCGTGAAATTCAGACCGCTAAAACTCTGCCAACTTTTCGACACATCTCCACTGCTCGGTCTTTGACGAAATCCCGGAAAGATTCCGAGGCAAATACAAAATTCCCGCCTCTTTCCCGCTCCAAAACCATGATCTCTTAA